One region of Candidatus Acidiferrales bacterium genomic DNA includes:
- a CDS encoding chemotaxis response regulator protein-glutamate methylesterase, with amino-acid sequence MSEPIRVLVVDDSALMRKLIPQILEQDGSIKVVGTAMDGSFGLKKIEELKPQVITLDLEMPRMNGLETMREITRRFRLPVIVFSTHSRNGARATLKALSLGAFDFVTKPNAASAGNIQEIAEEFALKIKAAAKAGFPKVMMDVLPARPKSTMPKVNRFRPPTRVIAVGVSTGGPNALEYMLSQIPADFSGCFLIAQHMPEGFTEMLARRLDESSMIKVREARSGEPLIAGQALICPGNRHIHIRRAATGHIVVLSETARVNGHRPSADVLFRSVAKEFGSQAIALLMTGMGDDGVDAIRLIRDAGGLTLAQDSGSCVVDSMPRSAVEHGYISRVISLEALPNFLYVQCPELQEESSEENSVTPRHLQ; translated from the coding sequence GTGAGCGAACCTATCCGTGTACTCGTTGTCGACGATTCGGCACTGATGCGCAAACTGATTCCGCAGATTTTGGAGCAGGATGGCTCGATCAAAGTGGTGGGCACTGCGATGGATGGTTCATTCGGCCTGAAAAAAATTGAAGAGCTCAAGCCCCAGGTCATTACCCTCGACCTCGAGATGCCCCGCATGAACGGTCTTGAGACCATGCGCGAGATCACCCGCCGCTTCCGCTTGCCCGTAATCGTCTTTAGCACGCATTCGCGCAATGGCGCTCGTGCCACATTAAAAGCCCTGTCTCTCGGTGCCTTTGATTTTGTCACCAAACCCAATGCCGCCTCCGCCGGCAACATACAGGAGATCGCTGAAGAGTTCGCCCTCAAGATCAAAGCCGCGGCCAAGGCCGGCTTCCCCAAAGTCATGATGGATGTTCTTCCGGCGCGCCCGAAAAGCACCATGCCGAAGGTCAATCGCTTTCGCCCGCCGACTCGTGTCATCGCCGTTGGTGTTTCCACCGGCGGGCCGAATGCGCTCGAATACATGCTCTCGCAAATTCCCGCGGATTTTTCGGGCTGCTTCCTCATCGCTCAGCATATGCCCGAAGGATTCACCGAAATGCTCGCTCGCCGCCTGGATGAATCGTCCATGATCAAAGTCCGCGAGGCTCGTTCGGGCGAACCTCTGATTGCCGGCCAGGCCTTGATCTGTCCGGGTAATCGCCACATTCACATTCGCCGCGCCGCCACCGGCCACATTGTCGTGCTTTCGGAAACCGCGCGCGTCAATGGCCACCGTCCATCCGCCGATGTCTTATTTCGCTCCGTCGCCAAAGAATTTGGCTCTCAGGCCATCGCTCTTCTTATGACCGGCATGGGCGACGACGGCGTTGATGCCATTCGTCTTATCCGCGACGCGGGCGGCCTCACGCTGGCCCAGGATTCTGGTTCGTGTGTCGTCGATAGCATGCCACGCAGCGCCGTCGAACACGGCTACATTTCCCGCGTCATCAGTCTCGAGGCGTTGCCCAATTTCTTGTATGTCCAGTGTCCGGAATTGCAGGAAGAGAGCAGTGAAGAAAATTCTGTAACCCCGAGGCATCTGCAATAG
- a CDS encoding response regulator: MKPFTPLTRKQNSGPVRYLVVDDSVFARKSLAKMIESFGGELAGEAGDGCTAITEYTRTSPDIVLMDITMPQMEGIEAVERIVRQHPEARIVMVSSVGYQDNILAALQKGARHFVQKPVKPDVLYEIIRYVLNDETAAQTPATVGEARS, encoded by the coding sequence ATGAAACCGTTTACGCCTTTGACTCGCAAGCAGAACAGCGGCCCCGTCCGCTATCTCGTGGTCGACGACTCCGTCTTCGCGCGAAAGAGTCTCGCCAAGATGATCGAATCCTTCGGCGGCGAACTGGCCGGCGAAGCCGGCGATGGCTGCACCGCCATCACCGAATATACTCGCACCAGCCCCGATATTGTTCTGATGGATATCACCATGCCCCAGATGGAAGGCATTGAAGCCGTCGAGCGCATTGTTCGCCAGCATCCCGAGGCGCGCATCGTCATGGTTTCTTCCGTCGGCTATCAGGACAACATTCTCGCGGCGCTCCAAAAGGGCGCACGGCATTTCGTGCAGAAGCCCGTCAAGCCCGACGTGCTCTACGAAATCATCCGTTACGTCCTGAACGACGAAACCGCCGCGCAAACGCCGGCGACGGTCGGAGAGGCACGCTCATGA
- a CDS encoding chemotaxis protein CheX: MKMQLIQPFISAADSVLAHALDGPTRIGDLTMEEDGYRQKGVAAVISINGEIEGRVILDMDSAAAVRVASALAGCEVDASEQVVRETVCELANMVIGNAVTLLNDRGYQFKVHPPEIRSNKENVRSTAETEAMAMYFDTPAGRIFVNIAMRYSAQRRSDKAPALTN, from the coding sequence ATGAAAATGCAACTCATTCAGCCGTTCATCAGTGCGGCAGATTCCGTCCTCGCTCATGCGCTCGATGGCCCCACGAGAATCGGCGATCTGACCATGGAAGAAGACGGTTACCGCCAGAAGGGCGTCGCCGCGGTTATTTCCATCAACGGTGAAATCGAAGGCCGCGTTATTCTGGACATGGATTCAGCCGCCGCCGTCCGTGTCGCTTCCGCGCTCGCGGGTTGCGAAGTCGACGCCTCCGAGCAGGTCGTCCGCGAAACCGTCTGCGAACTCGCCAACATGGTCATCGGCAACGCCGTCACGCTGCTCAACGACCGCGGCTATCAATTCAAGGTTCATCCGCCGGAAATTCGCTCAAACAAAGAAAACGTCCGCAGCACAGCCGAGACCGAAGCGATGGCCATGTATTTCGATACGCCCGCGGGGCGCATTTTCGTCAACATCGCCATGCGCTACAGCGCGCAGCGCCGTTCCGATAAGGCTCCTGCTCTCACGAACTAG